One Rouxiella sp. S1S-2 genomic window, TTAAATTTATCCCAATGTTACTCACAGCGGCTTCACGCAGGTCAGATCGTAACCCTTTTATTAATTCCAGGTCACGCTCTTCACAGTCAGCCAACAGGCGGAAAATCTCCCATTGGATGTCCCATTCTTCTTCAACAGCGGGTAAAACTTTGAGCTCTTCATCGGTCATTTCTTTGCCAGCATGGGTCATTTCAAGCATGGCAACGGTACGAATCGATGTTTCGCTAATCGCGATAGCATGAGCCAGTGTTTCACCGCTTAAACGCGAGTGAATCAATTCACCTAATGCGATACAGGCATCGATAGCCGGGTAAACGCCGTAAATATCATAGTCGTCTGAAGAAGGGATTGCCTCCTCCAGCTTCTCAAGCTGCGAATCAAAGTTAACCTTTGCATCTTTTATTACAAGCGTTTCCCACACCAGATCGAGAATTTTGCGATAAATCTGGGGCTCACCAAAGCCTGATTGAAGGCAAAACATCTGATAATTGGGATACATACGCTCGCAAAGGCTGGCCATAAACGTCAGATGTTGCCAGCTTTCAAGCTTTTCCAGACGTAAATGAATCGGATTACGTAACATAGTATTTTCTCGTTAACTTTTCTGGGCGGGAGTTTACCTGAAATAATGACAGCATCCTACGCCTGGATTCTTAAACATTGCCGCTCAGGCGCTGCCAGCGCTGAAATGCGGGCCGATTGGATGCTACAGCATCGGCCCATCGGGTCGGTTCAGGCAGACGATATCCCCGCGTGCATTGTTCAACCCAATACAACGAAGAAGCAAGGCTGATGTTATTACCTGGGGAGATAAACAGCGGATTACAACGCAGTTTGCTGCGCCACACCCAGCCAAGCTGTTCATCTTTGTCCCACAGGGCTTGCGTAGCGCCGGCGGCTTCGCCCAGCGGCAGAAAGTGTCCGCACAGGCGACTTTTCGCCACGCCGATAGTTGGCACGTCAATGGTCAGCCCAAAATGGCTGGCAACGCCGAGGCGTCTGGGGTGAGCGATGCCCTGCCCGTCAACCATTAACAAATCAGGGCGATGTTGCAGCTGCTGCCAGACGTCAATTAATGCCGGGCATTCGCGAAACGAAAGGAAACCGGGAATATAGGGGATTTGGGTGGGAATACGGGCTATTTGATACTCCACCAGCGCCATTGACGGGTAGTGCAGTACAACAACAGCGGCGCGCGTCACGTCACCGCCCTGCTCAAACCCGATATCAGCTCCTGCTATATACACCGGGCGCAATCCCGAAGAGGGGTCTTCGAGTACGATTTGCTGGGCTTTTATCCGCTGCTCTTCGCGCATTGCGCCGGTATTAATCA contains:
- a CDS encoding YjaG family protein, with the translated sequence MLRNPIHLRLEKLESWQHLTFMASLCERMYPNYQMFCLQSGFGEPQIYRKILDLVWETLVIKDAKVNFDSQLEKLEEAIPSSDDYDIYGVYPAIDACIALGELIHSRLSGETLAHAIAISETSIRTVAMLEMTHAGKEMTDEELKVLPAVEEEWDIQWEIFRLLADCEERDLELIKGLRSDLREAAVSNIGINLTQ
- the nfi gene encoding deoxyribonuclease V (cleaves DNA at apurinic or apyrimidinic sites), producing MINTGAMREEQRIKAQQIVLEDPSSGLRPVYIAGADIGFEQGGDVTRAAVVVLHYPSMALVEYQIARIPTQIPYIPGFLSFRECPALIDVWQQLQHRPDLLMVDGQGIAHPRRLGVASHFGLTIDVPTIGVAKSRLCGHFLPLGEAAGATQALWDKDEQLGWVWRSKLRCNPLFISPGNNISLASSLYWVEQCTRGYRLPEPTRWADAVASNRPAFQRWQRLSGNV